In Leptolyngbya subtilissima AS-A7, the genomic window TCTACTATTGGATAGATAAGCTAAAAATATGTACTGATGGTTTTCAGAGGCTTAGAGATCTTGTTGGCGACGAAAAACCACAAATTGAATAGTTTTCCTAAAATTTCTCGCTCGAGAAGTCAGACAAGACGCCAAAAATTTTCAACCATGGCAAAAAAATAAGACGAACCCGAAAAACTATTCCTTTTGACGGAGCCACCTTACTGCCGTCGGAAGATATGGAATTGGGCGAGGTTCTGTAAACTGCTGAGTTAAGCGGTGAGATGCGCCAGCGAGATGCGTATAGCCCCCCAAGGGCCGGTCTCTGACTATCGCTTTGCGCCCTCATCCATAAATTTTGATTGGAGTAAATCTATGTTGATATCGTTAGCAATTGGAATGGTGGTGATCGGTTTAGGGTTAGCCCTAATGCTAGTGCGTCTTCCCAAAGCTGGGCAGTCTGGCCTAATCGCTATGGCTTGTTTGGCTATTATGCTGGTTGGCTTCACCCAGCCTGCTCTCGCTGGTGCGGTTAACGGTGCTGCCCTGACCGATGAGCAATTAGACCTCAACGAGACGCTTCAGTCTACCCCCAACGACAGTCAATATGAGGGCATCGAGTATGCCAATGTCAAAGGTACTCCCCTGGGCGATCAGGAAATCACCGACAGAATTATGAACAAAGTTCCTGATAACCTCAAGGTTGGCGTCTCCAACGGTGCTGTACAGCTATCGGGCAAGGTGAAAAGTCGCGACACAGCCCGAGCCATCATTGAAGATGTCAAGTCTATTCCTGGGGTACATGAGGTTTCCTACGATCTAGGCCTCAAGGAAATAACCCAATAAGCAACAGATAGAAGCTTATTTAATCGGCGGCACACCGCCGATTTTTTTGTGCCTAAATCATTAGAAGTTCACTATTTTTATTTATTAATTCCCAAATTCTGAAAAGCTCGTCCAATAGCGTATAAAGTGACTGTAGAAACATATAAAGCAGTTTAAATAGATTTCAGTCACAGCCACAATCATTTGAGACTTAGTCGATGCCCAGCGAAATCAAGCCCTTAAACATAAACTCCACCTACGTTGTGATGGATGGTAGCGGTAATGCCATGCCAGTGTCAGTAAGCGACACCTTTTATGAAGAACTAAATTTCACCTTTGGAGACTTTAAGAACAAGCGACTTGTCTCTCAACTTAACTTTGACCGCGATTGGGGCACCTGGGAAATGCATCCTGCTGGTGAAGAGTTTGTGTGCCTGATCTCAGGTCAGATTGATCTCATCCTTAAACAGAACGGTGTTGAAAACAAGCTACCGCTAGACACCCCTGGCTCCTATGTGATTGTGCCCAAAGGCATTTGGCACACCGCTAAAGTTCACCAGCCCTGCTCTGTGTTGTTTATTACTCCTGGCGAAGGAACTCAAAACCGACCTGTTTAGAAACTCAGGCGATCGCCGCAAAACAACCCTCATGGTTGGTCCACAGCTAGATAAGTAGCCTTAAAGCTAACCGACCATCAAATAAACGAACCGAAAGCCTAATGATGAAATGTGTCCTGTAGCGTGAGGGTTGCCGCTGACAGCAACCCTCACATAGCTTTCTTTGAAGGGCTAGGCGGCGCGATCGCAGTTAATCATCCATGGTGTGCCAAACTGATCGACGACCATACCAAACCGGGCCGCCCAAAAGGTTTCTTGAATAGGCATCTTAATAGTGCCATTCTCAGCCAGGGCTGCAAAGACATGCTCAGCCTTATCTGGATCTTCAATGGCAATTAAAACAGAGGTACCTTTAGGCTCTTCAAAGTAGTCTGGCATGCTGTCAGCTCCCATAAGCTCCTGATCGCCTAGGATCAGCTGAGCGTGCATAATTTTGTCGCGCCAATCTTCAGGTGTTTGGTCGGCCATTGGCGATTCTCCATAGGTCATCTTGTCACCAACTTTGCCGCCTAAGACCTGTGCATAGTAATTAAACGCGGCCTCGCAATTGCCATTAAAGTTGAGGTAGGAATACAGTTTCATAGCGCCCTCCTAGGACTAAAAAATTCGTGAACAAGCGAAGCTGGGTTTTAAGGTCAAGGGGTGAAAACCTAGCTAGCGCAAAAAACGATGAGCGAAACGAACCGCTGAGGCAGGTGTAGTGGATCACGCGAATTGATGACCCACCCAACCAATACTTACTGAGGGATAGCGCCGGGTTCCATGTACACCAGCTCCCAAATATGACCGTCTAAATCTTGAAAGCCGTGGGCGTACATAAACCCATGGTCTTGAGGGTCGTTGTAGGTTGAGCCCCCGCTACTGACGGCTTTGCTGACTAAGCTATCGACCTCTTCGCGGCTATCGCAGGATAGGCAGATTAGCACCTCGGTATTCTTGGTGGCGTCGCAAATGGGTTTGGGCGTAAAGGTTTTGAACTTATCGTTGGTCAAAAGCATGACGTAAATGTCATTGCTGACAATCATGCAGGTAGCGGTTTCATCGGTAAATTGCGGATTGAATGTAAAGCCGAGTTGGGTAAAGAATGCGATCGCCTGGTCGAGGTTTTGAGTAGGCAGATTGACAAAAATTTTGCGTCCCATGGTGGGGTTCCTTATGCGATTTGTGAGGGCTGGAAATCGGCTGTTTAGGGCGCATCATCTGGGGCGACGCCCTAAACAGTTCTTTGGGTATTGGCTCAACAGCCTGGATTAAAAGGTATCGAGCAGTGCTCATGCAAAATCTGCCATTCACCCTGTCGCTTTTGATAGCCAGCGGTGATGCGTAACCACATCTGCGCCGCCGGATGATCGGCAGCAACGCCGGTATAGTGCAGCATCCAGTGGGCCAGAGCTAGGTCGCCGCTGATGGTGATGCTAAGATCCTGCATCTCGGTACCTGAAGAGTCGGGCATGTAGGGTAAACTGCTTTCCCACATTTGGTGAATGGCAGCGGCACCCTTGAGCTGGAGCGGCGGCTTAACATCAAACAGAACGGCATCTGAGCCATAGTGAGCCATGATTTGGTCAAGATTTTTGGCACAGATACCGTTGGCCTGCTCGGTAATTAGCTGTCGGATTTGGGCTTCGTCGCGGGTAACCGTGATCGTGCTAGTCATAGAAATATCTCCGATATCGAGCGGGGGTCAAGGAGTTGTTTGCAACTAAAATCTCCCTGCTTTGTTAAGTAGTCGAATGGAGGGGGGCGAGATCGACAGGTAGAGCTGACCCTTTTGAAAAAAAACCTGAAAAGATTAGCCTCTATTGGCCAGATGGCAGGCCAGTTAACTCTATTAAGGGGCGAATTTCGACGGTGCCTTTGTGCACAGAAGGAATGCGGCCGGCGATCGCGATCGCCTCGTCCAAATCTTCCGCCTCGATCAGAAAATAACCGCCGAGCTGTTCTCGGGTTTCGGCGAAGGGGCCATCGGTCACCAGGCGCTTGCCGTCGCGCATCCGCACACTGGTGGCTGTAGCTACCGGGTGCAGCGGCGACGCGCCCAGATATTGACCCTTGGCGTGCAGATCCTGGGTGAGTTTGACCGAATCTTGGTAGCAGCGCTCCTGCTCGCCCTCGCCCCAGACGTTCTCATCGCTGTAGATCAGCAGCATGTATTTCATGGTTTAGCTCCCAAGATTAACGGTTTTCAATCGGCTACTGTCGCCGAAAGTGGGTGATCATAAACTGTTGCCACTGACCATCATCGGTCAAAATTTGCGACGTCATGGTGCGGTGGTCATCAGCCAAAAACTCAATAATGTCCTTATACTGGGTCATTGAATTTCCGTTGAAATCAGGCCCTTCAGTTTCTAGCGTTAAGACCTTTTTTGCCTCATCTAAAGAGCCGTTATATACCCACAGATGGGTCATCATCGAGCCGACATAGGTGCCCGTATAACGCTGGGTTTCGGGATCATACCCCAGGGTCATCAGGGTAGTACCGGTGCCGCCATCGGGCATTTCACTTTCGCCCTCGGCTACAACCCAAATGCCATCTAGGGAGCGAACTACCTCTTTGCCATGAGTCGTTGATGGGGGCTGATCTGGCCCCATGATGCACTCGCACTCACTCACCCATTCGCCAACTAGTTGGTCTAGCCACTGGTGTTCTGTCTGTGGTTGAACGTGCATAATTTTTCTCCAATGTTTTACGTACAGAGTTAAAGGGGCCGGCGGGATGGCAGTAGGTTTGGCCGACCTGGCGTTGACCTTGCTCCCACCCGCTGGGCGCTAGCCGTAGGTCGGTCGCTGTGGCCAGCCTGCGGGAGAATCCTCAAAGTCTTGCTGCCGACCGTAGGGGGTGAGATCGAGCAGGCTATAGGCGTCGGTCAGGCCCTCGCAGCCGCGAGCGTAGGTCGAGTAGGTGTGAAAAACCTCGTCGTCGATGTGAAAGAACACGCTCATGCCGTGGCTTTCGCCCTTCATAAAGTGCTGCTCTGAGTTGCTAGCCAGCTCCGCCTGGTCGCGGTAGTTGTACTGCACCGGAGCCACCGCTTCGTCGAGCGTGACGTGAAAATCGTAGTTAAAGTCGCTGCCAAAGGAAGAAACCCAAGGTAGAGTCCAGCCTTGGCGAGCCTTGTATTGCTCAAGCTTGGCCAGGGGCGCGCGGGATATAAGTGCGAAGCTGGTGTCGCGATCGCCCAGCAGACTTAGATCGCCCAGGGCGTTGACAAGGCCGGTACAGCCCGTGCAACCGTTCTCCCACTCGGGGTCAAACATAAAGTGGTAAACCAGCAGCTGGTGGCGACCCTCAAACAGATCGAGCAGGCTGGCCTCACCCGCAGGCCCTTCGAACGTGTAGGTCTTCTCTAGCTTGACCATGGGCAAGCGGCGGCGCTTGGCATTGACGCGATCGCGCTGTTTGGTCAGGGCTTTTTCGTCTGCTAAAAGCGCTTTTCGTTCCGCCAGCCAGGTGTCGGCCGACACCACAGGCGGATGGGCAAGAGTAGTGGTAGTCATGGCGATTTTTCCTTAAGTGTTTAATTGAGCATTCCTAGCGGTAGCTGACAGGTTGGGTAGAGCGTCAGATGACGCTGTTGGCGAATTGCTCTCATGCCTTGTTCTAGCTCTCTCCCCCAACCCCTCTCCCAGTTAGGAGAGAGGAGCCGGAAAGTCCTGCAAAGCCCCTCCTTCAACTGGGGAGAGCCGACGAGTTTAGTGCCAGAAACAGGTATTTAAGGTATTTACTGGAGGTTGACCTGGAGAGCTTGTCTTTCGTTAACTTGGGCGTTGATCTCCTCATCCGCTGGGCGAATTTCAAAGGGGCCGTTGCGCACTCCGGGATGGTGCGACATCAGCTGGATGGCGTGGTTGAGATCGCGGGCCTCCAGCATCAAAATGCCGCCGATCTGCTCTTTAGTTTCAGCAAAGGGGCCATCGGTGACGACGACTTGACCGTTCTGGTACCGCAGCGTCGCCGCATTGCGAACGCTTTGTAGCGCTTCTCCACCGATGAAGTGGCCACCCCGCCGCAGTTCGTCATCGTAGGCAAAACAGTCGGCCATTAGCTCTCCTTGTTCGTCTTCAGAAAGCCTGTCCCACTGCGTTTCGTCGAAGTAGCCCAGACAGATGAATTTCATGCTTGCCTCCAAAATTTAGGTCTAATACCAAATCCCGTTTGCATTTCCCCTTCTGTAGGGACGTGTAGCGCCCTTGGGGTATCTCATCGGCAACAAGGTGATTGACTGTGGATTTGGCCTAAATTTCTCACCTTTGTGAATTAGTCGTTTGGCTGGAGGGCAGATCGACAGCAACGCAAAAGATTTTTCTAAATTTTTTGGGATTTCCCACTTCAGGGCTAAATTAGGCATTCAGTGGGAGCTTTGAGGACTACCATTGGCCCTATGCAGCGCTACTCAGACCAGTTCGCGCAGGCGGCTTTCGAGAAACCGGCGCTCGGGTTCTTGCTTCACTAGATCTAGCGCTCGCTGATAAGACACCTTGGCTTCAGCGGTTTCGCCTAACTGGCGGCACAGGTCGGCTCGGGCCGCATGGGCCAGGTGATAGTGGGCCAGATCGCCCTCGGCGAGAATTTTATCTAGCAGTTGCAGACCCGCCTGGGGGCCATCGCGCATTGCCACGGCCACGGCTCGATTGAGATGAACGACGGGAGTTGGTTCGATCTGGGCTAACAGGCTATACAGCCCGACAATCTGCGCCCAGTCCGTTGCGGCTGGTTGAGGGGCCTCAGCATGGACGGCAGCGATCGCCGCCTGAATTCCATAGGGCCCCACTTGCCCTGACGATAGGGCCTGCTGCACCAGCGATCGCCCCTCGGCAATCTGCTCCTGGTTCCACAGCGCGCGGTCCTGATCGGCTAAGAGAATCAGATCGCCCGTGGGGGAGGTGCGAGCCTGACGGCGCGACTCTTGCAGCAGCATCAGCGCCAGCAGCCCCATCACCTCGGGGTTGGGCAGCAGCTCTAGCACCAGTCGCCCCAGCCGAATCGCTTCGCCCGAGAGATCGGCCCGCGTCAGCGATGGGCCAGAGGAGGCCGCATACCCCTCGTTAAACACTAGATAGATCACCTGGAGTACGGTGTCTAAGCGATCAGGCAAATCTTCCAGGGCAGGCACTTGGTAGGGGATGCCGGCCGCGCGGATTTTGGCCTTGGCCCGCACAATGCGCTGGGCCAGTGTGGGCGGAGCCAGCAAAAAGGCGCTAGCAATTTCCTCGGTTTTGAGGCCGCAAACCTCTCGCAGGGTGAGGGCCACCTGGGCCTCCTGGGGCAGGGCCGGGTGGCAGCAGGTAAAAATCAGCCGCAGGCGATCGT contains:
- a CDS encoding BON domain-containing protein; the encoded protein is MLISLAIGMVVIGLGLALMLVRLPKAGQSGLIAMACLAIMLVGFTQPALAGAVNGAALTDEQLDLNETLQSTPNDSQYEGIEYANVKGTPLGDQEITDRIMNKVPDNLKVGVSNGAVQLSGKVKSRDTARAIIEDVKSIPGVHEVSYDLGLKEITQ
- a CDS encoding WxcM-like domain-containing protein, translated to MPSEIKPLNINSTYVVMDGSGNAMPVSVSDTFYEELNFTFGDFKNKRLVSQLNFDRDWGTWEMHPAGEEFVCLISGQIDLILKQNGVENKLPLDTPGSYVIVPKGIWHTAKVHQPCSVLFITPGEGTQNRPV
- a CDS encoding VOC family protein: MKLYSYLNFNGNCEAAFNYYAQVLGGKVGDKMTYGESPMADQTPEDWRDKIMHAQLILGDQELMGADSMPDYFEEPKGTSVLIAIEDPDKAEHVFAALAENGTIKMPIQETFWAARFGMVVDQFGTPWMINCDRAA
- a CDS encoding VOC family protein; the encoded protein is MGRKIFVNLPTQNLDQAIAFFTQLGFTFNPQFTDETATCMIVSNDIYVMLLTNDKFKTFTPKPICDATKNTEVLICLSCDSREEVDSLVSKAVSSGGSTYNDPQDHGFMYAHGFQDLDGHIWELVYMEPGAIPQ
- a CDS encoding YybH family protein, whose amino-acid sequence is MTSTITVTRDEAQIRQLITEQANGICAKNLDQIMAHYGSDAVLFDVKPPLQLKGAAAIHQMWESSLPYMPDSSGTEMQDLSITISGDLALAHWMLHYTGVAADHPAAQMWLRITAGYQKRQGEWQILHEHCSIPFNPGC
- a CDS encoding YciI family protein, giving the protein MKYMLLIYSDENVWGEGEQERCYQDSVKLTQDLHAKGQYLGASPLHPVATATSVRMRDGKRLVTDGPFAETREQLGGYFLIEAEDLDEAIAIAGRIPSVHKGTVEIRPLIELTGLPSGQ
- a CDS encoding DUF1579 domain-containing protein — encoded protein: MHVQPQTEHQWLDQLVGEWVSECECIMGPDQPPSTTHGKEVVRSLDGIWVVAEGESEMPDGGTGTTLMTLGYDPETQRYTGTYVGSMMTHLWVYNGSLDEAKKVLTLETEGPDFNGNSMTQYKDIIEFLADDHRTMTSQILTDDGQWQQFMITHFRRQ
- a CDS encoding DUF899 domain-containing protein, whose product is MTTTTLAHPPVVSADTWLAERKALLADEKALTKQRDRVNAKRRRLPMVKLEKTYTFEGPAGEASLLDLFEGRHQLLVYHFMFDPEWENGCTGCTGLVNALGDLSLLGDRDTSFALISRAPLAKLEQYKARQGWTLPWVSSFGSDFNYDFHVTLDEAVAPVQYNYRDQAELASNSEQHFMKGESHGMSVFFHIDDEVFHTYSTYARGCEGLTDAYSLLDLTPYGRQQDFEDSPAGWPQRPTYG
- a CDS encoding YciI family protein is translated as MKFICLGYFDETQWDRLSEDEQGELMADCFAYDDELRRGGHFIGGEALQSVRNAATLRYQNGQVVVTDGPFAETKEQIGGILMLEARDLNHAIQLMSHHPGVRNGPFEIRPADEEINAQVNERQALQVNLQ
- a CDS encoding RNA polymerase sigma factor codes for the protein MNESLQMQRQVEAIYRAESRRVFATLIRLLGDFDLAEEALHDAFAVAMEQWPRDGMPAKPRPWLVSVGRFRAIDRLRRRTRFDASLAELAQQLDAQPELPDDDVEDDRLRLIFTCCHPALPQEAQVALTLREVCGLKTEEIASAFLLAPPTLAQRIVRAKAKIRAAGIPYQVPALEDLPDRLDTVLQVIYLVFNEGYAASSGPSLTRADLSGEAIRLGRLVLELLPNPEVMGLLALMLLQESRRQARTSPTGDLILLADQDRALWNQEQIAEGRSLVQQALSSGQVGPYGIQAAIAAVHAEAPQPAATDWAQIVGLYSLLAQIEPTPVVHLNRAVAVAMRDGPQAGLQLLDKILAEGDLAHYHLAHAARADLCRQLGETAEAKVSYQRALDLVKQEPERRFLESRLRELV